In Paenibacillus sp. G2S3, a single window of DNA contains:
- a CDS encoding cellobiose phosphorylase, with translation MDRKKIQGFEFTGKDGEFKLQQPDHSSFLYFPLVNEGGMMSTVTPKLHGQATTGHNTFLTPPLSVEDLHNSRASRNFWVYVEGKGAWSAAGNSAKQNAAFYTPSADDAVLEAGFLWHRVTRSNSEMGVKAEITSFVPSGNDKVELMKVTLTNTGAEKLTLTPTAVVPLYARSADDLRDHRHVTSLLNRIYTSAYGVEVQPALSFDERGHRINHTSYGVFGAEGDGSQPAGFFPIQEDFIGEGGSLDWPEAVILNTTPEIGKGGGVEREGYEAVGGLRFAPITLSPGESHSYVVVMAIDSDRINVEAMMGKYGTSEAFDHLLEETKAFWADKVNMVEFHTGDSDADQWMKWVTIQPVLRRLYGNSFLPYHDYGRGGRGWRDLWQDCLALLIMEPAEVRSLLFNNYAGVRIDGSNATIIGQQPGEFIADRNNIPRVWMDHGAWPFLTTMLYLDQSGDLDFLLQEQTYFRDTFMSRCKERDTSWDTSAGSDLRTASGEIYKGTILEHILLQNLVPFFNVGEHNNILLEGADWNDGLDMGADRGESVAFTSFYASNLLDISRMLRTLKTSKGQVTVELAEEMQLLLDSLNESVDYGSVSGKHERLDQYYAAAPNKVSGVRVSLNIDKVADDLEQKAEWIFNHLRNNEWVQSENGDGWFNGYYNNDGEQVEGEFSEGVRMTLTGQVFPLMGHAAAPEQIPHIIAAVDRNLLDDKIGYRLNSRFGGIQQNLGRAFGFAFGHKENGAMFSHMTIMYGNALYKRGYVKEGHKVLESLYSLSTDFAKARIYPGIPEYINEQGRGMYTYLTGSASWLLLTMVTEVFGVKGKLGDLLLEPKLVKEQFDSEGKASIKTIFADREFEVVYKATGSFNYGEYQIHSITLNGSEVTLQRGSGSAIIPREELLALQTEKRHVIEVTLA, from the coding sequence ATGGACCGCAAAAAAATTCAAGGCTTTGAATTCACCGGGAAGGATGGGGAGTTCAAGCTTCAGCAACCGGATCATAGTAGTTTCTTATACTTCCCTCTAGTAAATGAGGGGGGGATGATGTCGACTGTAACCCCGAAGCTTCATGGTCAGGCGACAACAGGTCATAATACATTTTTAACACCGCCATTATCTGTTGAAGATTTGCATAATTCACGCGCCTCACGTAATTTCTGGGTTTACGTCGAAGGCAAGGGTGCTTGGTCTGCAGCTGGAAACTCTGCTAAGCAAAATGCAGCGTTCTACACCCCATCTGCTGATGATGCAGTACTTGAGGCTGGATTCCTATGGCATCGTGTCACTCGCAGCAACTCTGAGATGGGTGTCAAAGCTGAGATTACCAGTTTCGTACCTAGCGGTAACGATAAAGTAGAACTAATGAAAGTTACATTGACGAACACAGGAGCAGAGAAGCTTACTCTTACGCCAACGGCTGTAGTCCCATTGTATGCCCGTTCGGCTGATGATCTGCGGGATCATAGACATGTAACCTCTCTGCTGAACCGGATTTACACTTCAGCTTATGGTGTTGAGGTTCAACCTGCACTTTCTTTCGATGAGCGTGGTCATCGCATTAATCATACCTCTTACGGTGTATTTGGAGCGGAAGGTGACGGTAGCCAACCTGCTGGTTTCTTCCCTATACAAGAAGATTTCATCGGTGAAGGTGGAAGCTTGGATTGGCCTGAAGCGGTTATCCTGAATACTACTCCGGAGATCGGTAAAGGTGGTGGCGTGGAAAGAGAGGGTTACGAAGCCGTTGGTGGCCTTCGTTTTGCTCCAATTACCTTGTCTCCTGGTGAAAGCCATTCTTATGTCGTAGTTATGGCGATTGATAGTGATAGAATTAACGTTGAAGCAATGATGGGCAAATATGGTACATCTGAAGCTTTTGATCATCTGCTAGAGGAAACCAAAGCATTCTGGGCAGATAAAGTGAATATGGTTGAATTTCATACCGGCGATTCGGATGCGGATCAATGGATGAAATGGGTAACCATTCAACCGGTCCTTAGAAGACTGTATGGTAACTCCTTCTTACCGTATCATGATTATGGAAGAGGCGGACGTGGCTGGCGAGATCTTTGGCAAGACTGTTTGGCACTGCTCATTATGGAGCCTGCCGAAGTTCGTAGCCTACTCTTCAACAATTACGCTGGTGTGCGAATTGATGGCAGTAACGCAACCATTATCGGTCAACAGCCAGGTGAATTTATAGCTGACCGTAACAATATTCCTCGTGTATGGATGGATCATGGAGCATGGCCGTTTTTAACAACGATGCTCTATCTGGATCAGAGTGGTGATCTGGATTTCTTATTGCAAGAACAGACTTATTTCCGGGATACTTTTATGAGTCGCTGTAAGGAACGGGATACTTCTTGGGATACCTCTGCAGGCAGTGATCTTAGAACCGCTTCTGGGGAAATTTACAAAGGTACAATTCTGGAACATATTTTGCTGCAAAATCTAGTTCCGTTCTTTAATGTAGGAGAACATAATAATATCCTGCTCGAAGGCGCGGATTGGAATGATGGTCTCGATATGGGGGCGGATCGCGGAGAGAGCGTAGCTTTTACATCTTTCTATGCTAGCAATCTATTAGATATTTCTCGGATGTTGCGTACCCTTAAGACTTCTAAAGGTCAGGTAACTGTTGAATTGGCCGAAGAAATGCAGTTGCTGTTGGATTCCCTTAACGAGTCTGTGGATTACGGTTCTGTATCAGGCAAGCATGAGAGATTGGATCAATATTATGCTGCCGCACCAAATAAGGTGAGCGGAGTTCGTGTATCTCTTAATATTGATAAAGTAGCTGACGATCTGGAGCAAAAAGCGGAATGGATATTCAACCATTTGCGTAACAACGAGTGGGTACAGAGTGAGAATGGTGATGGCTGGTTTAACGGTTATTATAATAACGATGGTGAACAGGTAGAGGGAGAATTTTCTGAAGGCGTTCGTATGACGCTTACGGGTCAAGTGTTCCCATTAATGGGGCATGCAGCGGCTCCGGAGCAAATTCCACACATTATTGCTGCTGTAGATCGTAATCTGTTAGATGACAAGATTGGATACAGGCTTAATTCCCGTTTCGGTGGGATTCAGCAGAATCTGGGTCGTGCTTTTGGCTTTGCTTTTGGCCATAAAGAAAATGGGGCTATGTTCAGTCACATGACCATCATGTATGGAAACGCGTTGTACAAACGTGGTTATGTAAAAGAAGGCCATAAGGTCCTCGAATCTCTTTACAGCTTGAGTACAGATTTCGCAAAAGCGCGTATTTACCCAGGTATTCCTGAATATATTAACGAGCAAGGCAGAGGAATGTATACGTATCTAACAGGCTCGGCAAGCTGGCTCTTGCTAACCATGGTTACTGAAGTATTTGGGGTGAAGGGTAAGCTGGGTGATCTATTGCTAGAACCTAAGTTAGTAAAAGAACAATTTGATTCCGAGGGTAAAGCATCAATTAAGACGATCTTTGCAGATCGTGAGTTTGAAGTGGTCTATAAAGCTACAGGAAGCTTTAACTACGGAGAGTACCAAATACACTCCATTACCTTGAATGGCAGTGAGGTGACGCTGCAGCGTGGCTCAGGAAGTGCGATTATTCCACGTGAAGAGCTACTCGCTCTGCAGACAGAGAAGCGTCACGTGATTGAAGTGACTCTGGCGTAA
- the serC gene encoding 3-phosphoserine/phosphohydroxythreonine transaminase, which translates to MNKRAYNFNAGPAALPLTVLERAQAEFVDFRESGMSIMEMSHRGAIYESVHNEAQERLLSLLGNPKGYKVLFVQGGASTQFAMIPMNLISEGQVGSYVMTGSWADKAYKEAKLVGGAHVAASSEDKKFLAIPELSSIKAAENAAYLHVTSNETIEGTQYAEYPDAGSIPLIADMSSDILCRPIDVNQFGMIYAGAQKNLGPSGVTVVIAKEELLAESPSNIPTIMRYSTHYKNNSLYNTPPSFSVYMVNEVLKWIEEQGGLAGIHSKNLGKAGLLYDHIDGSDGFYSGVAEKSSRSIMNVTFRMQSEDLEKRFVKAAELEGFVGLKGHRSVGGLRASIYNAVPYESVKALSDFMNHFRQTQG; encoded by the coding sequence TTGAATAAGAGAGCATACAATTTTAATGCCGGACCGGCAGCGTTGCCGCTTACGGTACTGGAACGCGCACAAGCGGAGTTTGTTGATTTCCGAGAAAGTGGAATGTCTATCATGGAGATGTCGCACCGTGGAGCAATCTACGAATCCGTGCATAATGAAGCGCAGGAACGTCTGCTTTCGCTCCTCGGCAATCCGAAGGGCTATAAGGTATTGTTCGTACAAGGTGGAGCAAGCACACAGTTTGCTATGATCCCTATGAACCTGATTTCCGAAGGCCAAGTAGGTAGCTATGTTATGACAGGTAGCTGGGCAGATAAGGCTTATAAAGAAGCTAAATTGGTAGGGGGCGCTCATGTTGCTGCTTCTTCCGAAGACAAGAAATTCTTAGCTATACCTGAATTGAGTTCGATTAAAGCTGCGGAAAATGCTGCCTACCTTCACGTTACTTCCAATGAGACCATTGAAGGAACGCAATATGCAGAGTATCCGGATGCTGGCTCGATTCCGCTCATCGCAGATATGTCCAGTGATATCCTTTGCCGGCCAATCGATGTCAACCAATTCGGAATGATCTATGCTGGAGCACAAAAGAACCTTGGTCCTTCCGGTGTGACTGTAGTTATTGCTAAAGAGGAATTGCTCGCAGAATCACCTTCTAACATTCCAACTATCATGCGTTACAGCACTCATTACAAAAATAACTCTCTTTACAATACACCTCCATCTTTCTCTGTATATATGGTTAACGAAGTATTAAAATGGATTGAGGAGCAAGGTGGTCTTGCTGGTATCCATTCCAAGAACCTTGGAAAAGCGGGTCTATTATATGATCACATCGATGGAAGTGACGGCTTCTACAGTGGTGTTGCTGAGAAGAGCAGTCGCTCCATTATGAATGTTACCTTCCGGATGCAATCGGAAGACCTCGAAAAACGGTTTGTTAAAGCCGCTGAACTGGAAGGTTTTGTCGGCTTAAAGGGACATCGTAGTGTGGGTGGCTTGCGCGCTTCCATTTACAATGCAGTTCCTTATGAAAGTGTTAAGGCACTTTCCGATTTCATGAACCATTTCCGGCAAACTCAAGGTTAA
- the trmL gene encoding tRNA (uridine(34)/cytosine(34)/5-carboxymethylaminomethyluridine(34)-2'-O)-methyltransferase TrmL — MALHIVLVEPEIPANTGNIARTCAATGTHLHLVRPLGFRTDDATLKRAGLDYWHAVNIEYHDSFAEVLEKYSEGRFFYATTKAEKRYSDFDFQDGDFFVFGKETKGLSAEILEAGKETKMRMPMSDAVRSLNLSNSAAIIVYEALRQLDFPNLV, encoded by the coding sequence ATGGCACTCCATATCGTATTAGTTGAGCCGGAAATCCCGGCCAATACTGGAAACATTGCGCGTACCTGCGCAGCAACAGGCACTCATCTTCACCTGGTTCGCCCGCTCGGATTCCGTACGGACGATGCTACATTGAAAAGAGCAGGACTAGATTACTGGCATGCAGTTAACATTGAATACCACGACTCTTTTGCTGAGGTGCTTGAGAAGTACAGTGAGGGACGTTTCTTTTATGCAACAACGAAAGCTGAGAAGAGATATAGCGACTTTGATTTTCAAGATGGAGATTTCTTTGTCTTTGGTAAAGAAACGAAGGGTCTTTCTGCTGAAATTCTGGAAGCGGGTAAAGAAACAAAAATGCGCATGCCAATGAGTGATGCTGTGAGATCGTTAAATTTATCGAATTCTGCGGCTATTATTGTATACGAAGCCCTTCGACAACTGGATTTCCCTAATCTTGTTTAG
- a CDS encoding AbrB/MazE/SpoVT family DNA-binding domain-containing protein produces the protein MKPAGVVRKVDQLGRIVLPKSLRKRYQMNEGDPVEILVQGDHIILERYRPKCVFCGSMEGVSEYKDRYICAACLSEMTQLPRHA, from the coding sequence ATGAAACCTGCTGGTGTAGTTCGCAAAGTGGATCAGCTGGGTAGAATTGTTCTGCCTAAGTCCCTGCGTAAAAGGTATCAAATGAATGAAGGCGACCCGGTTGAAATTTTGGTACAGGGTGACCATATCATCTTGGAGCGTTACCGTCCAAAATGTGTTTTCTGTGGATCGATGGAAGGTGTAAGTGAATATAAAGATCGTTATATTTGCGCTGCATGCCTCTCGGAAATGACACAATTGCCAAGACACGCCTAG
- a CDS encoding phosphodiester glycosidase family protein encodes MMTPVKRVNRFFLLLTAPFLGLLICMWWYRPPLELDLDVGQFTAISGPLNETADLKKDLTLAEGTVSYTIDAISASAKLYKGTTAVMNKLVETAKTQASRPELIYNRRISAKLGIPSEVLSSDRIRIELYQLNPGNYKAYALKIKLKDPTAMQMSLAEEATGGAETTMHAVQSHGAIAGINAGGFADKAGKRYPLSTTVVDGKYLNGFEPTFKDLSFVGLNKSGQLIGGKFYSRAQLDQLEPVFGATFVPVLLKNNVKVPIPEKWKTSPNRAPRTVIGNYKDDQLLIFVADGYNELGSSGAQLEEIQNKLYNMGVMDAYNLDGGGSSSLIFNGRVVNKPSDGNLRAVPTNFLFFE; translated from the coding sequence ATGATGACGCCAGTAAAAAGAGTAAACCGTTTCTTTCTGCTTCTAACCGCACCTTTTTTAGGTTTACTGATATGTATGTGGTGGTATCGACCACCGCTCGAGCTGGATCTTGATGTAGGACAATTCACAGCTATTTCAGGACCTCTGAATGAAACAGCTGACCTAAAAAAGGATCTAACCCTAGCCGAAGGCACTGTATCCTACACTATAGATGCAATCAGCGCTAGTGCGAAGCTATATAAAGGAACCACTGCTGTAATGAATAAGCTGGTAGAGACTGCGAAGACTCAAGCGAGCCGTCCTGAGCTTATCTACAACCGCCGGATTTCCGCCAAGCTTGGCATACCTTCTGAGGTCCTTAGCAGCGACCGGATTAGAATCGAGCTGTATCAGCTGAATCCAGGTAACTATAAGGCCTATGCTTTAAAGATCAAATTGAAGGATCCTACTGCGATGCAGATGAGTCTTGCTGAGGAGGCTACTGGTGGCGCAGAAACCACTATGCATGCTGTACAAAGTCATGGCGCTATTGCAGGTATTAATGCTGGAGGCTTTGCGGATAAAGCCGGAAAACGCTATCCCTTAAGCACAACTGTCGTTGATGGAAAGTATCTCAATGGTTTCGAGCCGACATTCAAGGATCTCAGCTTCGTAGGTCTCAATAAATCCGGCCAGTTAATCGGCGGAAAATTCTACAGTCGTGCACAGTTAGATCAACTCGAACCCGTATTCGGTGCAACCTTTGTGCCTGTTCTACTTAAGAACAACGTCAAAGTACCCATCCCGGAAAAGTGGAAAACATCCCCTAATCGGGCGCCACGTACAGTTATCGGTAATTATAAGGATGATCAGCTTCTCATCTTTGTAGCGGATGGATATAATGAGCTAGGTAGCTCTGGAGCACAGCTAGAGGAAATTCAGAACAAGCTATATAACATGGGCGTGATGGATGCTTATAATCTGGATGGTGGAGGATCGTCTTCGCTCATCTTCAACGGAAGAGTAGTCAACAAACCATCGGATGGAAATCTCAGAGCTGTTCCTACGAATTTCCTGTTTTTTGAATGA
- a CDS encoding response regulator transcription factor: MMKVWQVVIVGCHPTSMLGTKLILEEGGELKVLGMYSTWDEGASIVREKNPELVLADYHMPEGNIESVLLNMKKSSPNSHFVVMTDEDGRDLLQPLIELGASGIFSKGASPHQLLQLILGLRVGFLSMPLEWIEKGSWPISTSKGLDDVLQLTQTEMFIMERIVQGITYDKIALEIAVSRRSIDNYLRKIYVKLDVSTRAQAIEKFALFSRQNRQIYA; this comes from the coding sequence ATGATGAAGGTTTGGCAGGTGGTTATTGTGGGGTGTCATCCTACAAGTATGCTGGGGACAAAATTGATTTTGGAAGAGGGAGGAGAGCTTAAAGTTCTAGGAATGTATTCAACTTGGGACGAAGGCGCTTCCATCGTAAGGGAAAAGAATCCCGAGCTAGTGCTGGCAGATTATCATATGCCTGAAGGTAATATTGAGAGTGTGCTGTTAAATATGAAAAAAAGCTCACCAAACTCACATTTTGTCGTGATGACGGATGAAGACGGCAGGGATCTGCTTCAGCCCCTCATAGAGCTAGGAGCCAGCGGGATATTCTCCAAAGGAGCATCTCCACATCAGCTTTTACAGCTAATCCTGGGTTTGCGAGTAGGTTTTCTTTCAATGCCGCTAGAATGGATAGAAAAAGGATCCTGGCCGATTTCGACATCTAAAGGACTGGATGATGTTCTGCAGCTGACGCAGACAGAGATGTTTATTATGGAGCGAATCGTACAGGGGATTACCTATGATAAAATAGCGCTTGAAATTGCAGTAAGTCGTCGTTCGATTGACAATTACTTGCGCAAAATTTATGTGAAGCTTGATGTTTCAACGCGAGCGCAGGCCATTGAGAAATTTGCTCTCTTTTCAAGACAAAACAGGCAAATCTACGCATAA
- a CDS encoding PLP-dependent aminotransferase family protein, translating into MLYQFSARAHTLLSSPLLSIRTQTRRSSMISLAEELPAEELFPLSLLAEAASTVISADAGALQYGDPVGYGPLREWLAGDWLREKGVTVTEGGVLLTTGSQQAIDLLSRVYIDPGDRVLVENPTSPGFLQTLRMQGAIIIPVEGDLDGLDPDHLRKQIELHKPKMLFATPSFTNPSGILWSLQRRREVLDLCIAYNILIVEDDSYGDLHFQKYGEHWATRYPSLYALENISDGGHVLYIGSFSKTVAPALRTGWAAGSREVIGMMAAAKQMADWQSSALNQRLLHHLLDVTAFDLREHITQLNREYNTRLKLMVELLKRPAWKGSSYDLPSGGMFLWVSPPEGMEVMALLKCALGKGVAFLPGPLCSVDGSGNHIRLNFSHPGRDELLLGMNLMSEAVKEFTARS; encoded by the coding sequence ATGCTTTACCAATTTTCTGCTCGCGCGCACACACTGCTATCGTCACCGCTTCTAAGTATTCGCACCCAAACACGGAGAAGCTCCATGATATCGCTTGCTGAAGAATTACCAGCGGAAGAACTGTTCCCATTATCGCTGCTTGCCGAAGCAGCCTCTACGGTGATATCTGCAGATGCTGGGGCACTTCAATATGGTGATCCTGTAGGATATGGTCCACTTCGGGAGTGGCTTGCCGGGGATTGGCTCAGAGAAAAAGGGGTAACTGTTACTGAAGGTGGAGTTCTGCTAACAACGGGGAGCCAGCAAGCGATTGATTTGTTGTCGCGGGTGTATATTGATCCGGGAGATCGCGTATTAGTAGAAAATCCGACATCTCCAGGCTTCCTACAAACGCTTCGGATGCAGGGGGCTATCATTATTCCCGTAGAGGGTGACTTGGACGGGCTTGATCCAGATCATTTGCGGAAGCAAATTGAACTGCATAAGCCTAAGATGCTGTTCGCAACACCAAGCTTTACGAATCCAAGTGGCATCCTATGGAGCTTACAGAGACGGCGTGAGGTGTTGGATCTTTGTATCGCGTATAACATCCTGATTGTAGAAGATGATTCTTATGGTGATTTACATTTCCAGAAGTATGGTGAACATTGGGCCACAAGATATCCATCCTTGTATGCGCTGGAAAATATAAGTGATGGCGGACACGTATTATATATCGGTTCTTTCAGCAAGACCGTTGCGCCCGCGCTGCGGACGGGCTGGGCTGCAGGTAGCCGGGAAGTGATCGGGATGATGGCTGCTGCCAAGCAGATGGCAGACTGGCAATCGAGTGCATTAAATCAACGGCTCTTGCATCATTTATTGGATGTGACCGCTTTTGATCTTCGCGAGCATATTACGCAGCTCAACCGAGAATATAACACCAGACTGAAGTTAATGGTGGAACTGCTTAAACGACCAGCTTGGAAGGGAAGCTCCTACGATTTGCCGTCAGGAGGTATGTTCCTATGGGTATCTCCGCCAGAGGGAATGGAGGTTATGGCACTGCTGAAATGTGCGTTAGGTAAGGGGGTGGCATTTTTGCCAGGTCCGTTATGTAGTGTGGATGGAAGCGGAAATCACATTCGTCTTAACTTCAGCCATCCCGGTCGGGATGAGCTGTTGCTCGGGATGAATCTGATGAGCGAGGCGGTTAAGGAGTTCACGGCTCGGAGTTAG